AAATGCAAAAGCTAGATTTGAAGAAGAGTTAAGAGCAGCTGGTAAACCAGAAAAAATTTGGGCAAACATCATTCCTGGACAAATTGAGAGATATATCACTGATAATACTCAATTAGATGGAAGATTTGCACTTTTATCTCAAGCTTATGTAATGGATGACAAAAAAACTGTAGAGCAAGCAATTGCTGAAGTTGATGCATCTATTAAAATTACTGAGTACATTAGATTTGAACTTGGTGAAGGTATTGAGAAAAAAGAAGAAGATTTTGCAGCAGAAGTTGCAAAACAAATGGGTAAATAATTCGTAGTTAAAAAAACTACAATGTAAAAAAATAAAAGGAAGTATGTGATGAGTGAAACTAATAATTTGGATGCACTCATTGCAGAGGACCTTTTACTACAAGCAAATAATTTATCTCATAAATTTGATTATGAGCTTTTCAAAGATATAAATCTATCACTTTATAAAAAAGAATCAATTGCAATTATAGGTACAAGTGGAAGTGGAAAATCAACACTTTTAAATATTTTGTCTTCACTTTTAAAACCATCATCTGGAAAAGTTGTTTTTAAAAGTAAAGATATGTACTCAATCAAACAAAATGAACTTTTAAAAATTAGAAGAGATGATTTTGGTATAATTTTTCAAGCACATTATCTATTTCGTGGATTTTCAGCAATTGAAAATTTAGAAATTGCTACATTATTAAGTGGTGAAAAAATAGATCATGATTTATTAAAAGAGTTAAAAATTGAGCATGTAATTAATCAAGGTGTTGGAGAATTAAGTGGTGGACAACAGCAAAGATTGTCAATTGCAAGGGTTATGACAAAAAAACCAAGAATAATTTTTGCAGATGAACCAACTGGAAATTTAGATAAAGAGACAGCAAATGTTGTAATGAATACTTTGTTTAATTATATAAAAAATAATGAAGCTGGTTTAATTTTAGTTACACATGAAAATGAATTAG
The genomic region above belongs to Arcobacter ellisii and contains:
- a CDS encoding ABC transporter ATP-binding protein; its protein translation is MSETNNLDALIAEDLLLQANNLSHKFDYELFKDINLSLYKKESIAIIGTSGSGKSTLLNILSSLLKPSSGKVVFKSKDMYSIKQNELLKIRRDDFGIIFQAHYLFRGFSAIENLEIATLLSGEKIDHDLLKELKIEHVINQGVGELSGGQQQRLSIARVMTKKPRIIFADEPTGNLDKETANVVMNTLFNYIKNNEAGLILVTHENELAMRCDKVYKLEELRLQELK